AAAGGCAAAATTAAGGGAACTGTAGAAGATGGTAAAAGGCAAAgttattttcccttttcttgGAAGACATGGAAGAAGATGCGCCGCTGCCACGCCCAGAGGGGTTTGTATTTGCCTTCTTGGACCTGGGTAGAACTATAACGGGAAAGATGGTTTACTTGTTAGTTGGGTCGGATGTGGGTAAAGTTATTTCCCCTTCTCCTGGAAACCATTGAAGAAGACGCGCCGCCGCCACGCTACCATTATATGggtttgtttttgatttcttggACTTGGGTATAACAATAACGGGAAAGGTGGGTTACTTGTTAGTTAGATCCAGTGCCGGCAAAGTTATTTCcattttcttggaaatcaaCTCATGGAAAAAAGATGCGCCGTCGCTGCCGCCGCCGCCGCCGCCGTTAAAGGGTTAGTTTTGCTTTCTTTGGACTTGGGTGGGTTTTACATGTTAGTTGGTCGGATGCGGGTTATATTAGGGGCGGGtggttttttcttttcatttttggaTAAAATGGGTTGATTCGGAGCTTTCCCTTAAAAGAACTACAACGGAGGAtaaatttaatgattaaatGAAACCCTTAACTCTGTATTTAGCTTAggttcaaaatttatttctaaattttgttTAGACAATCAAGTAAACACTCTGCGTAACCTAAAATAATTAGGTCTACTTTATAGTACCATCTAAAGCCAAACTAGTCCTTTcgaaaataagataaatagaTTACTTTTAACTGATTAAATCATAGTTGATCAAAATTATTCACACTGTCATGTCATCAGTGAACAAGAGAAGCTACAATCATACTCTTTCCTTAcctttcctttttatatttttattctaaataGTTTATcaataacttcataaaattaatacataaattataaaaaaaaattctattataCTCATGATAGTTAATTACTTTGGAAATAGATATTTAATcaacttaagaaaattaatacAGTAAGTAATTAATTTGGAAAAGAAATTTCTAACAAacgaattaaaaataaaagatgatttatcattttttgaaaaattaactttaaaaaaacaaatagaattacaaacttatttaatttattaatgaaagtaaAATCTAAACAggtgaaatataaaaaaaaaaaaaaaaggaaaagagagaGTACTAATTAAGATGCACTCCATTCTTTTGCACATAAACAGTAGTAAAGACGTAGTCTAAATACTTGAAGTTCGAAGCTGAGAAATGATCCGTCGTGTATGAGTATCCATTGCTGGAGACGAGAATATTAAGTAGAGATGGAGAAGATAGCAAAGAAGAGAGCAGAATCGGAGCAACGCAAAGAGTTTCGTCAAGAATTCAAATACAGAGTAATTTTTGGACGGAGACAGATTTGCTGCTGCTAAAAATACTGGGGCATGCAGAGGTAGTCTAACTACTTGCACGTCATCAATTAGCTGATTCATTAGAAATAAGCTTATCCTTTCCCTTGCAAGTTTTCTTCTCTGTGTTCCATTCCACTATTCCTTTCCTGAACcctatgaaaaaaatattgccTTCTTTTTTTTCTGTCCAATCAAAAACAATCTAATATGTACAGGTAAATCTTACCCTTACGCGAGATTACATTGATTTGGCGTAAACATCCGAAGTTTTTTCCAATATGTACCTTTGGAACTACATAACTTTTAGGCACAATCAACTAGAAAAGAAGGTTGTATTTCACATGATTGAAAAGGGAATAATGTTGTAATCAAAAAGGCCTATAGTTCCTGAAATTtacaaaaaagttttaaaaaaaagggtaCTAGCTTTGTCATTACTCACCAGTCACCAGTACCTTTCAGTAATGCAAGGTGTTCTAACTAATTACATATAATGTGGCCTTCATTCTGCAGAAAAATCAGGCTCATCTGGCTTAAACAGCTTGGGCATTTTTAAGCTAGAAGAAGAATCAGCCATCTTCTGTTCTATTCCTCGTCTCGTATTAGTAGCAAATCGTTTGGCCAAAATTGTAGCTCCAAGTTGTTGGGAACCACGAGAACCACTGGCTACTAACGGTTGCTCAGGACCAGCGTCATCAAAACTTTGCTCATTGTAGTTACCCTCATCATTAGGATCTTGATTATAATAATAGCTCTCTTGTAGAGCCAACTCGTGTtccatctttttcttcttatacctTCTCCATGCAGCCTCTATAAAACAAGCACCCCATGTTCTCCACTGATGAGAATAGTACCTAAATGCATGCTGTAGCTTCATGCTGTGAAGACGTTTAAATTGAACTGCAAAAAATTTCAGGTCTTCAGCTCGAAGTGCAAATGCTTCAACTTCAGTAAGTGTTCTCACTGTTCGAGTTGAAGCTGGCAACTGCGTTGAGTTAGGCAGTAAGGCCCATGTCAGCAATTCTTCACCACAAAAATCATTAGGTCCAAGGGTGATTGAATTGAAGAATCCAGATCTTCCCCCATTTGTTGTGGAGCTCTCTAGTTGTCCCCTGATGATGAAGAGCATCTCACTCACTGGATCATCTTCTAGAACAACATATGTGCCCATTATGCTCAGGGTCGACACTAGGCGTTCACAAATTGCATCAAGCAACTGGTCATCCATTTGCTCAAAAAATGGAACCTGCGCAGTCAGGAGATTTTGGGGTCTCTAAAGCTTAGCAAACAAAAGTGGATGGGTTTAGGCATTTACAGAGTAAAAATACAACTCCAAACATGTGACTGATGCAAATGCAAAACGAAAGGTACATCACAAGACAAGTCAAAGCTTAAATTGATGACTGAAGAGATggaactattttatttattcattcacTAATACTTATTAGTACTTATGCATTTCTTTTGCTCAAATCTTTAACTACTGGCAAATATTTCTGCCTGCAGCTCTTTTCCTTAATGTTTGCCTCCTGAAAGTATTTCAATTCCAAGAGAAGTGAAATACTGCAAACACCACATATTACATCATCTGGCTatgccatatatatatatatatctaaagaTCACAATGAAAAGGGCAACCTTGACAGAAAATAAATCTCTTATCAAACATCAACAAGAGCTGATGCAAATGTCATAATCTATAAACAATGATTGTTTCTCGCTTCCGGGTCTTAACAATGTAAATTAAAACATGAAATGTgcaaatattttgttaaaatacgCAAATGTCGGTATGAGTATGACCATTTATATCAGCTATACCAATTTAGGAACAAAGGATTTCCTGGGAACCAGTGGTCAGAGTTTCTGCTTAAGACACTGACAACCTATCAAGTCTCGAGAAGAAAAGAATGCAGCATACATCAATATGCCATGATAGTCTAATATATAATACACGAGCCAAGCaaaataatgatatatttaGTGCCAGAAAGACATACTCGTCGAACAAGATTAAGGCATAGGTGTCTTTGGATTTGACGACGAAGGTCCAAAGGCAAAGATTGCAAGATCTCTTCTTCATTAACTCCTCTTGTTGCAAGCCATTTACATTGATCAAAACGGCGAACACGTTCTTGCAAGTCTTCAGGCAACTGTCGATGTCTCATCCATTCTTCAATATCTCTTTTTCTAATTCTCCATTCCTCAATTTTTACAGTCATAGATTGCAGATAAGTCTGGAAAGGGCAGAAATTCAGAAGTATATCAAGGACAAAGAAGCATGTCCTAAACTAGATGAAACAAATCTAAAATGGTAGCTCAAACTCTTAAAAACCCTTACAAATCACCGACTAACCCCTAAGCATAATCTGAAAGCAGTATCCAACTCAACCCAGAAGTAATGTTGAATAATATTATACTATTAATCCCAATGGACCTAAGCTGCTTATAATTTGAGATTATAGGGAACATATCTAGAGTAATGGCACATAGCAGGACTGCTaacttgaaaaatgaaattgaagctCTTAGAGGTTTCTGATTACTCTTCAAAGAATTAATCCAACTCCGTACAATATTTAGCCCAATAATTAGCACATTATGTAAATCAACTATCACAAATTAACAAAGTTATCATGTTTAACATTGCTCTAGAGGTGAATAATTATAACAACTTGAAGGTGTCTGACATAACATGTATAGATTAATCATTCATGTATATAAACCATGATGAAATTACTTCAGATAACTGCACTAGGTGATACTAGTGATCTATACAGACAAATCTTATCCTCAAAATCTTACCTGCATGTTTCCAATTAACTGTGCAAAGAGAACTAAACCGATGATACTTATGAAAATGCTGAATAAGGTTTCACCAATATATGTGCTAGTATTCAAATTCTGCCCATATGAACTGCAAGACAACATTCGTAAAGATAAACATAAGATTTCTACCTGGAAAAAGAACCGAGGAATTTGATGGTATCCTAAGCAACAAAGGAGACAAGGAAttcattttaaacaatttatgtGATCCAAAATCACTGAAGTCTTCATTGTGACATTTATGTGGTAGCCATACATGATCCAAGACAGTCTACAGAGGATCAGTATACTTTATCATTTACAATGATTAACAGCGGTGAAAATGCTTGCCAAAAATTCAGTAGCTGAGATAGACAAGGGTGAACATTTATGAATTCCTAGTCCAGTCTTAGCTGCCTGATGAATTAACCAAACATAAGAGACAGGGTACCAAACAGACAGAGTGACTTGCATATTCGGATGCAGATCTAAACGCAAAGAGTCCTTTAAAAGCCAGACTATATTACATAAATTCTATCAGAATGTATTAGGTGGAAGCAAAAGCAGCTAaagtgaaataatatttttcccaattttcatttcaagaagATGACACCATTCATTTCAGATGCTCCCATATTACCCCTTAATTAGTCCCTTTTTTTTATAGGAATGATATGACATTAAGACCAAAAGATCTAAGGGTTTCTTTTGGTAAGACATTTATATTTAGAGTATGTGTAAATAGTATTTCTTTCTCAAATACTGtcatataaataacaaaaaatgaagGAGTATGTCAGAAGAGGAATGTCCCTAGGAATTACTTTGAGACGCCAACTTTCAATTATAATCACCAACACCATTGAATATGCAAAACTGAGAATGAATTAAGAAGAGTAAATTTGCAGTTGAAGAAATCAAACCTTAAATTTCTTAGACCCCACCAAAGACAGTATAAATATTTTGCCAAGAACGATGATGAAGCCACTTCATTAGTAAAGGCATCAGCGAAAATTCCAAACTTAAAACCAGAATCTTCATCATTTACAGCATCACATTTCTCAAGCACTCGTGTGCTGTTTCGCCAGTAATCGCGTATATAACTATCCTCATCAACATTGTTACAGTCCAAAAATTCAAGAATGCAGGGTGGAACTGCATCACGCTCCTTATTACATTCAATTGCCCAGCAAGAGAATTGTCTTCCTATAGATGCCACGTACCAGGAAGCTCCTGCCACCTGAAGGCACCAACAATTCTCAAACCAGGtctcaaataaattattacGAAATGAAAGGGAATGGGAAATGAGTGTTTACATGA
This window of the Solanum pennellii chromosome 2, SPENNV200 genome carries:
- the LOC107011413 gene encoding cyclic nucleotide-gated ion channel 18-like is translated as MSRIFAKPASHLRHLQQSLKNKSFSNDVPWWRQILDPNSDIVNRWNYVFLLTCLISLFIDPLYFYVPFVSDRACMSTDDEAAREITIYRSLTDIFYFLHIAMKFRTAFVAPSSRVFGRGELVMDPREIAIRYLKTDFIVDFTAALPLPQIVIRYVIPAAKRNGSGHSKSTLALIVLIQYVPRLFVIFPLNQQIIKTTGFIAKTAWAGAAYNLLLFMLASHVAGASWYVASIGRQFSCWAIECNKERDAVPPCILEFLDCNNVDEDSYIRDYWRNSTRVLEKCDAVNDEDSGFKFGIFADAFTNEVASSSFLAKYLYCLWWGLRNLSSYGQNLNTSTYIGETLFSIFISIIGLVLFAQLIGNMQTYLQSMTVKIEEWRIRKRDIEEWMRHRQLPEDLQERVRRFDQCKWLATRGVNEEEILQSLPLDLRRQIQRHLCLNLVRRVPFFEQMDDQLLDAICERLVSTLSIMGTYVVLEDDPVSEMLFIIRGQLESSTTNGGRSGFFNSITLGPNDFCGEELLTWALLPNSTQLPASTRTVRTLTEVEAFALRAEDLKFFAVQFKRLHSMKLQHAFRYYSHQWRTWGACFIEAAWRRYKKKKMEHELALQESYYYNQDPNDEGNYNEQSFDDAGPEQPLVASGSRGSQQLGATILAKRFATNTRRGIEQKMADSSSSLKMPKLFKPDEPDFSAE